One Jeotgalibaca porci genomic region harbors:
- a CDS encoding IS3 family transposase: MARNGERCVKKAPKNRWESQITGVRQEVEYLTIEELKHKYPVIHLCDILGIAKSSYYKWLKREPSETELKRLKLMRAIKGIHEAFGGIYGYRRMTIFLNFFRRAKVNHKCVHRLMRIMGITAVIRRKRRNYVPHKAAHVAENILNRDFHAERPMEKLLTDVTEFRLTNGTKRYLSAIYDLGSKKIVAYKTSHRNDNPLVLDTLKQILGDVKPETTLIHSDRGSQYTSHAFNKMIKDHQIIHSMSRVSKCIDNGPMEGFWGTLKVEMFNLDTFDRPAYLDRKIKAYIAFFNNERVTLDMGLAIPTEEKILQMIA; the protein is encoded by the coding sequence ATGGCTAGAAATGGAGAACGATGCGTTAAAAAAGCGCCGAAAAATCGCTGGGAATCACAAATCACAGGGGTTAGACAAGAAGTGGAATATTTAACTATTGAAGAATTAAAGCATAAATATCCCGTTATCCATCTTTGTGACATACTGGGTATCGCCAAATCCAGCTACTATAAGTGGTTAAAACGGGAACCCTCAGAAACAGAATTAAAACGCCTGAAACTGATGCGGGCGATCAAAGGAATCCACGAGGCATTCGGTGGGATTTACGGCTACCGAAGAATGACCATCTTTCTCAACTTTTTTAGAAGAGCGAAAGTGAATCATAAGTGTGTACACCGCCTCATGAGAATCATGGGGATCACAGCCGTCATCCGTCGCAAAAGAAGGAACTACGTGCCACACAAAGCCGCACATGTGGCTGAAAACATCTTAAACCGTGATTTCCACGCTGAAAGACCCATGGAAAAGTTATTGACGGATGTCACGGAATTCCGGTTGACCAATGGGACAAAACGTTACCTGAGCGCTATTTATGACCTCGGGTCAAAGAAAATCGTGGCTTATAAAACCAGTCACCGCAATGACAACCCGTTAGTACTGGATACACTAAAGCAGATTTTGGGTGATGTAAAGCCTGAAACCACACTGATTCATAGCGACCGCGGTTCCCAGTACACCTCCCATGCCTTTAACAAGATGATTAAAGATCACCAGATAATCCATAGTATGTCACGCGTCTCGAAATGTATTGACAACGGCCCTATGGAAGGCTTTTGGGGTACCCTCAAGGTGGAGATGTTTAACCTGGATACGTTTGACAGACCAGCGTACTTAGACCGGAAAATCAAGGCATACATCGCGTTCTTCAACAATGAACGCGTTACTTTGGATATGGGATTAGCGATTCCTACGGAAGAGAAGATTCTACAAATGATTGCATAA
- a CDS encoding helix-turn-helix domain-containing protein, translating to MEDLLKELFPDGVINHSSWMGNDYFSVPLEDRYMHFAAHTISDREKRLIIQLVQPDTVLHTSLKNIWAHYLLEDATAIPSGYARIQVLQVSLKHTELEPLDQKLWLDAFKNTLAFVIDGFFISNQYAVLIVHNPDFFDLTAEIEGLLNVLDDDFGIRTSVYLGQNWEVDSRLPTLFAEEQNIFMDTRSRSQRDQIVTLSTTALPHFTYEAAAKSPILATLKEGIQNIDGGAELVAALWQNQGNISKAAADLYVHRNTLQYRIDRFMDTVGLNLKKMDDLLLGYLALHARVRE from the coding sequence ATGGAAGACTTACTGAAAGAATTATTTCCAGACGGAGTCATTAACCATTCTTCCTGGATGGGAAATGATTATTTTTCTGTACCGTTGGAAGATCGCTACATGCACTTCGCGGCACACACAATCTCAGACAGAGAAAAAAGACTTATTATTCAATTGGTACAACCCGATACTGTTCTTCACACATCATTAAAGAACATCTGGGCTCACTACTTACTCGAAGATGCAACTGCTATTCCATCCGGCTATGCGCGCATCCAAGTCCTGCAAGTATCCTTGAAGCATACTGAATTGGAACCCTTGGATCAGAAGTTATGGTTGGATGCCTTTAAGAATACTTTAGCCTTTGTGATTGACGGCTTCTTTATTTCAAATCAATACGCTGTATTAATCGTCCATAATCCTGACTTTTTTGATTTAACTGCAGAAATCGAAGGATTGTTAAATGTGTTGGATGACGACTTTGGTATTCGGACCAGCGTGTATCTCGGCCAAAATTGGGAAGTAGATAGTCGCCTCCCTACATTGTTCGCCGAAGAGCAAAATATCTTTATGGATACACGCTCACGTAGCCAACGTGATCAAATCGTGACACTCTCAACGACAGCGCTGCCCCATTTTACTTATGAGGCTGCAGCTAAAAGTCCTATTTTAGCAACATTAAAAGAAGGCATCCAAAACATCGATGGCGGTGCCGAACTTGTTGCGGCACTGTGGCAGAACCAAGGAAATATTTCCAAAGCAGCTGCTGATTTATACGTGCACCGTAATACGTTGCAATACCGAATCGATCGCTTCATGGATACGGTTGGTCTGAATCTGAAAAAAATGGATGATTTATTGTTGGGGTATCTGGCCCTTCATGCGCGTGTAAGGGAATAG
- the tadA gene encoding tRNA adenosine(34) deaminase TadA — protein sequence MELTTKEHFMKEAIAEAEKARAIGEVPIGAVVVLDGKIIGRGHNERETTHDATTHAEMAAIREANKHLSNWRLEDAELFVTLEPCPMCSGAIILSRIKKVYYGAADLKGGTAGTLMNLLQDARFNHQAEVETGILHDECQALLQTFFKELRLKRKEENRKHLRRMN from the coding sequence ATGGAATTAACTACAAAAGAACACTTTATGAAGGAAGCAATTGCCGAAGCAGAGAAGGCCCGTGCGATTGGTGAGGTTCCGATTGGGGCCGTCGTCGTATTGGATGGTAAAATTATCGGCCGCGGACATAACGAACGCGAGACGACACATGATGCTACAACGCATGCGGAAATGGCAGCCATTCGTGAAGCGAATAAGCACCTTTCCAATTGGCGTCTGGAAGATGCGGAACTATTCGTTACCTTAGAGCCGTGCCCAATGTGCAGCGGCGCGATTATTCTTTCGCGCATAAAAAAAGTTTATTATGGCGCTGCCGATTTAAAAGGCGGAACAGCGGGAACGTTGATGAACTTACTGCAAGACGCGCGCTTCAACCACCAAGCAGAAGTCGAAACGGGTATTTTACACGATGAATGCCAGGCCTTGCTTCAAACGTTCTTCAAAGAACTGCGCCTGAAACGAAAAGAAGAAAACCGGAAACATTTGCGCCGGATGAACTGA
- the dnaX gene encoding DNA polymerase III subunit gamma/tau → MSYQALYRVWRPQRFEDIAGQQAVTRTLKNALEQNKSSHAYLFTGPRGTGKTSAAKIFAKAINCPNQQDGEPCNECEICQAITEGRLNDVIEIDAASNNGVEEIRDIRDKARYAPTQAEYKIYIIDEVHMLSTGAFNALLKTLEEPPENVIFILATTEPHKIPLTIISRTQRFDFKRITYTDILARMTYILNEEGIAFEEEALHVVARAANGGMRDALSLLDQVISYNSDLVTFDNAIQVSGSLTEEMMLGFLGALKAENAEEALKILNAILAKGKEAGRFLEEMILFARDILVYKQTNGKGMQDADRLTEQFRSFSEEVAAPFLYRAIEEFSQTQKEMRFSTQPDVYLEVLAVKLSQPSAAEVKAPAQAADSQEVTRLEKEVASLKKELKSVLDALKNGKFETAAAEAPARATPSRKSPNVFKPDIGRAQQIMREATKQELVTLQTHWKDVLDYLSVTQRAVLRQAEPVAANGQACILAFEYDILCQKATEDVELREALAEAIQRMTNRPGEVVCLTVEQWATLRRNYVQDLKAGKIQPKQTESEAEKNPAPNKPVTQEFSDHDVPPPPFDDFAMGSDEDIREEEKQQEVVEQAISIFGEENVTIIND, encoded by the coding sequence ATGAGCTATCAAGCACTCTATCGTGTCTGGAGACCACAGCGCTTTGAAGATATCGCCGGTCAACAAGCAGTGACGCGGACGTTAAAAAATGCCCTTGAACAAAATAAATCTAGCCACGCTTATTTATTCACCGGTCCAAGAGGGACAGGGAAAACAAGTGCGGCTAAAATTTTTGCTAAGGCCATTAACTGCCCGAATCAACAAGACGGCGAGCCATGTAATGAATGTGAAATATGCCAGGCGATTACCGAGGGCCGCTTGAATGATGTTATTGAAATCGATGCTGCCAGTAATAACGGGGTCGAGGAAATTCGTGATATTCGTGATAAAGCACGTTATGCCCCTACCCAAGCAGAGTACAAGATTTATATTATCGATGAGGTCCATATGCTTTCAACTGGTGCATTTAATGCATTGTTGAAGACCTTGGAAGAGCCACCTGAGAATGTTATCTTTATCTTGGCGACAACGGAACCGCATAAGATTCCGCTGACGATTATTTCGCGGACGCAACGTTTTGACTTTAAGCGCATTACTTATACCGATATTTTGGCACGGATGACGTACATTTTGAATGAAGAAGGTATTGCCTTTGAAGAAGAAGCACTCCATGTCGTAGCGCGTGCTGCAAATGGCGGGATGCGTGATGCCCTTAGTTTGTTGGATCAGGTTATCTCTTATAACTCTGACTTGGTGACGTTTGACAATGCGATTCAAGTATCGGGCAGTCTGACCGAAGAGATGATGTTAGGCTTTTTAGGTGCCTTGAAAGCGGAGAATGCGGAGGAAGCATTGAAAATCCTCAACGCGATTTTGGCGAAAGGGAAAGAAGCCGGTCGGTTCTTAGAAGAAATGATTTTATTTGCACGTGACATCTTGGTTTATAAGCAAACCAACGGGAAAGGCATGCAAGATGCGGACCGTTTAACGGAGCAATTCCGGTCCTTCTCGGAAGAAGTGGCAGCGCCGTTTTTATATCGGGCTATCGAAGAATTCAGTCAGACCCAAAAAGAAATGCGTTTCTCGACACAGCCAGATGTTTATTTGGAAGTGCTGGCGGTTAAATTGTCTCAACCTAGTGCGGCGGAAGTAAAAGCGCCTGCTCAAGCAGCGGATAGCCAAGAAGTGACTCGTTTGGAAAAAGAAGTAGCTAGCTTAAAAAAGGAATTGAAGTCCGTACTGGATGCGTTGAAGAACGGGAAGTTCGAAACGGCAGCTGCTGAAGCACCGGCCAGAGCGACCCCATCACGTAAGAGTCCCAATGTCTTTAAGCCAGACATCGGGCGTGCCCAACAAATTATGCGGGAAGCAACCAAGCAAGAATTGGTTACGTTACAAACACATTGGAAAGATGTTTTGGATTACCTGTCTGTTACGCAACGCGCAGTATTGCGCCAAGCAGAGCCGGTGGCAGCGAATGGTCAGGCGTGTATCTTAGCATTTGAATATGATATCCTGTGCCAGAAAGCAACGGAAGATGTGGAACTTCGTGAAGCATTAGCGGAGGCCATTCAAAGAATGACGAATCGTCCGGGTGAAGTGGTGTGCCTAACGGTTGAACAATGGGCAACATTGCGTCGTAACTACGTGCAAGATTTAAAAGCCGGCAAGATTCAACCGAAACAAACGGAATCCGAAGCCGAAAAGAACCCCGCACCAAATAAACCGGTGACGCAAGAGTTTTCTGATCATGATGTTCCACCGCCACCATTCGATGATTTTGCGATGGGTTCGGATGAAGACATCAGAGAAGAAGAGAAACAGCAAGAAGTAGTCGAGCAAGCAATTAGCATTTTCGGTGAAGAAAATGTCACAATCATAAACGATTAA
- a CDS encoding YbaB/EbfC family nucleoid-associated protein: MMRGNMGNMQGMMKQMQKMQKQVEETQAQINATQFTGAAANELVLVTMTGDKKVVDVAIKPEAVDPDDVEMLQDLILMATNAALEKIDVETKAKLGKFANAMPNF, encoded by the coding sequence ATAATGCGTGGAAATATGGGAAATATGCAAGGTATGATGAAACAAATGCAAAAAATGCAAAAACAAGTAGAGGAAACACAAGCACAAATCAATGCAACACAATTTACGGGTGCAGCTGCAAACGAATTAGTTCTCGTAACAATGACAGGTGACAAAAAAGTTGTGGATGTCGCTATCAAACCTGAAGCTGTTGATCCAGATGATGTCGAAATGCTACAAGACTTAATCTTAATGGCAACAAATGCTGCACTAGAAAAAATTGATGTGGAAACAAAAGCAAAATTAGGTAAATTTGCAAACGCAATGCCTAACTTTTAA
- the recR gene encoding recombination mediator RecR, producing MHYPEPIAKLIESFMKLPGIGQKTAARLAFFCMDMEEDEVVKFANALISTKRDLHYCSVCGNITESDPCVICQDQSRDKTTVLVVENPRDIMSMEKIREFNGLYHVLHGVLSPMEGTGPEDLNIPGLIKRLQNEEMNEVIIATNATAEGEATAMYLSRLIKPAGIKVTRLAYGLAVGSDIEYADEMTLFRAIDGRREL from the coding sequence ATGCATTACCCTGAACCAATAGCCAAACTGATTGAAAGTTTTATGAAATTACCAGGCATCGGTCAAAAAACAGCCGCGCGCCTTGCTTTCTTCTGTATGGATATGGAAGAGGATGAGGTCGTGAAGTTTGCGAATGCCTTAATCAGTACAAAAAGAGATTTACATTATTGTTCCGTTTGCGGAAATATCACGGAATCGGATCCTTGTGTGATTTGTCAGGATCAAAGCCGTGATAAGACAACGGTGTTAGTCGTTGAGAATCCCCGCGATATTATGTCTATGGAGAAAATTCGTGAATTTAACGGTTTATACCATGTTCTTCACGGTGTTCTATCGCCAATGGAAGGAACAGGACCGGAAGATTTGAACATTCCCGGTTTAATTAAACGGCTGCAAAATGAAGAAATGAATGAAGTTATCATTGCGACCAATGCGACCGCTGAAGGGGAAGCAACTGCGATGTATTTATCCCGACTGATTAAACCAGCCGGCATCAAGGTCACACGCCTGGCTTACGGATTGGCAGTCGGCAGTGATATCGAGTATGCTGACGAAATGACCCTGTTTCGTGCCATTGATGGACGTCGTGAATTGTAA
- a CDS encoding DUF2508 family protein, whose translation MKQMVFRLLNKSRKKQQKQEMDERLSKSLKTVFKRYQLLLHLEEEAYDVPEDLNALRKIEGAKYLCLMREARRRNIQGDIAEPRKAKAMGLKKRGYKKDNLYKN comes from the coding sequence ATGAAACAGATGGTATTCCGTTTATTGAATAAAAGCAGGAAGAAACAGCAGAAACAAGAGATGGATGAGCGGCTAAGCAAGAGCCTAAAAACTGTTTTTAAAAGGTACCAACTACTCCTGCACCTCGAAGAAGAAGCCTATGACGTTCCAGAAGACTTGAATGCGTTGAGAAAGATTGAAGGAGCAAAATATCTGTGTCTGATGCGTGAAGCGCGTCGTCGTAACATCCAAGGAGACATTGCGGAGCCGAGGAAAGCAAAGGCGATGGGTTTGAAGAAGCGCGGTTACAAGAAAGACAACCTTTATAAGAACTGA
- the tmk gene encoding dTMP kinase: MDGIFITLEGPDGSGKTTALKAIFEELKTLTDKQIVSTREPGGSPIAEKIREIILDTAHTEMDARTEALLYAASRRQHLVERVLPVLEAGDIVLCDRFVDSSIAYQGYARGIGETGIFKINDFATDGVQPDLTLYIDVPAEVGLRRIQKGMGTREFNRLDQEKQSFHDKVRAGYLNIARENPTRIVTIDGTQTPEEVVADCMQIIKARFFGN, translated from the coding sequence ATGGATGGGATTTTTATTACATTGGAAGGACCGGATGGATCTGGAAAGACGACGGCGTTGAAGGCGATTTTTGAAGAACTGAAGACGTTGACGGATAAACAGATTGTCTCAACCCGTGAACCGGGTGGAAGTCCGATTGCTGAGAAAATTCGGGAGATTATTCTCGATACAGCACATACGGAAATGGACGCACGGACGGAAGCCTTACTTTACGCTGCAAGCCGTAGACAGCATTTGGTTGAACGTGTGCTGCCGGTTCTTGAAGCAGGTGATATTGTCCTTTGCGACCGCTTTGTTGATAGTTCCATTGCTTATCAAGGCTACGCGCGTGGTATTGGCGAGACTGGGATTTTCAAGATTAATGATTTTGCAACGGACGGCGTTCAACCTGACTTAACGTTATATATCGATGTGCCTGCTGAAGTTGGCTTGCGTCGTATTCAAAAAGGGATGGGGACCCGCGAATTTAATCGTCTGGACCAAGAGAAACAATCTTTCCATGACAAAGTAAGAGCTGGTTACTTAAATATAGCCCGCGAAAACCCAACGCGTATTGTAACAATTGATGGTACACAGACACCTGAAGAAGTTGTGGCAGATTGTATGCAAATCATCAAAGCCCGCTTCTTTGGGAATTAG
- a CDS encoding cyclic-di-AMP receptor, which produces MKLIMAVVQDKDSALLSDELVEANIRATKLSSSGGFLRAGNTTFMIGVEDGQVEEVLNLIKVNCESREQFMTTPVNMDTSLNGSLTYPMQVHVGGATVFVLPVESFHQF; this is translated from the coding sequence ATGAAACTGATTATGGCAGTCGTTCAAGATAAAGATAGTGCATTACTTTCGGATGAACTTGTTGAAGCAAATATTCGTGCAACAAAATTATCATCATCTGGTGGCTTCTTACGTGCCGGAAATACAACCTTCATGATAGGGGTTGAAGACGGACAAGTAGAAGAAGTACTAAATCTTATCAAGGTAAACTGTGAATCCAGAGAGCAGTTCATGACTACTCCGGTTAATATGGATACATCCTTAAATGGTAGTCTAACGTATCCGATGCAAGTACATGTAGGTGGGGCGACCGTCTTCGTCTTACCAGTGGAAAGCTTCCACCAGTTCTAA
- the holB gene encoding DNA polymerase III subunit delta': MTEVEKKQPELERLFTNAITGKRLGHAYLFEGARGTGKRALAEWIAQAVFCENGETGKPCGQCRNCRRLNEGNQLDLISVEPDGQSIKVDQIRQLKAEFSKSAVEGSKKVYIIEQAEKMTISAANSLLTFLEEPGIDTYLFLLTTVKENILPTIRSRCQIIHFQPLKPKVMAEAFREAGISEQNIGVLSALTNDYEEAKRLEEDEWFQEIKGKVWTWFNQMVNRNPLAFITVQTDLMPVLKERAQVTMCLDLLLFHYRDMLYISFGHEQAAVHQHLIKAYHALQSESRYLTQQIENILDGKKAIQANVQAQGILESLVIKNQTIK; encoded by the coding sequence ATGACTGAAGTCGAGAAAAAACAGCCCGAACTCGAACGTCTCTTTACCAACGCTATTACAGGAAAACGCCTCGGACACGCTTATTTATTTGAAGGCGCCCGCGGAACTGGGAAGCGTGCACTCGCGGAATGGATTGCCCAAGCCGTGTTTTGCGAGAATGGGGAAACAGGTAAGCCATGCGGACAGTGTCGAAATTGTCGCCGCTTGAATGAGGGAAACCAACTCGACTTGATTTCAGTAGAACCGGACGGTCAATCTATTAAAGTGGATCAAATCAGACAGTTAAAGGCTGAATTTTCTAAAAGTGCCGTTGAAGGCAGCAAGAAGGTCTATATCATCGAACAGGCGGAAAAGATGACCATCAGCGCGGCCAACAGCCTTTTGACTTTTTTAGAAGAGCCGGGAATTGATACGTATTTATTTTTACTGACAACGGTAAAAGAAAATATTCTACCAACGATTCGTTCACGCTGCCAGATTATCCATTTCCAACCATTGAAACCGAAAGTGATGGCGGAAGCGTTTAGGGAAGCAGGTATTTCCGAACAAAATATCGGTGTTTTGTCGGCTTTGACGAATGATTATGAAGAAGCAAAGCGTCTGGAAGAGGATGAGTGGTTTCAGGAAATAAAAGGCAAGGTTTGGACTTGGTTCAATCAAATGGTTAACCGGAATCCTCTTGCTTTCATAACTGTTCAGACGGATCTAATGCCTGTGTTGAAAGAACGTGCGCAAGTAACCATGTGCCTGGATTTATTACTGTTCCATTACCGGGACATGCTATATATTTCCTTCGGCCATGAACAAGCAGCCGTTCACCAACACTTAATCAAAGCGTATCACGCACTGCAAAGTGAGAGTCGGTACCTGACCCAACAAATCGAGAATATTTTAGATGGTAAAAAAGCAATTCAGGCAAATGTACAAGCACAAGGCATTTTAGAAAGTCTTGTGATTAAGAATCAGACCATAAAGTGA
- a CDS encoding PSP1 domain-containing protein encodes MKKALGVRFVRNGPIFYYEDESNMFTVDDKVIIKQGEYLEIGRVVIASKECQKEDLLEPARLIERLATPDDLVKEQKNTADATEAFQIGKKEARKAKLEMNIIGASYSFDRQKLTFLFSAPGRVDFRSLVRELAAIFKVRIELRQIGARDEAKYLGGIGPCGRPLCCSTFLGDFVPVSIKMAKNQGLSLNSNKLSGLCGRLMCCLNFENETYEELKKSMPDYGEEITTPEGHGKVVGLDILSQVITVKLFEERKTVDYAWEELTAAWA; translated from the coding sequence GTGAAAAAAGCACTTGGTGTTCGTTTTGTAAGAAATGGCCCTATTTTTTATTATGAAGATGAGTCGAATATGTTCACAGTAGATGATAAGGTCATCATCAAACAAGGCGAATATTTAGAAATCGGACGTGTGGTTATTGCTTCAAAGGAATGCCAGAAAGAAGATCTTTTGGAGCCTGCCAGACTCATCGAGCGCCTTGCAACGCCGGATGATTTGGTTAAAGAACAAAAGAACACAGCCGATGCTACCGAGGCTTTTCAGATAGGAAAGAAGGAAGCGCGCAAAGCTAAATTGGAAATGAATATTATTGGTGCGAGTTATTCTTTTGATCGCCAAAAACTGACTTTTTTATTTAGCGCACCAGGACGCGTCGATTTCCGTTCGTTAGTCAGAGAGTTGGCGGCAATTTTCAAGGTGAGAATTGAACTGCGCCAAATCGGTGCACGTGACGAAGCCAAATATCTGGGAGGCATTGGACCTTGCGGACGTCCTCTATGCTGTTCAACATTTTTAGGAGACTTTGTTCCTGTATCAATCAAGATGGCTAAGAATCAAGGCCTTTCCTTGAATAGTAACAAACTATCCGGTCTGTGTGGCCGTTTGATGTGTTGTTTAAATTTTGAAAATGAAACATACGAAGAACTAAAAAAATCCATGCCGGATTATGGGGAAGAAATCACTACCCCGGAAGGCCATGGTAAAGTTGTAGGATTGGATATCCTGTCTCAAGTCATCACTGTGAAGTTGTTTGAAGAACGCAAAACAGTCGATTACGCTTGGGAAGAACTGACAGCTGCATGGGCTTAA
- a CDS encoding initiation-control protein YabA, with translation MDKRTLFDQFHRVESRISSVSEDLQEIQQKLTELIEENTNLQIENQHLRDRIEYLDKQLAPDTVVTEPEMSKSRLNLQKLYEDGFHVCNVYYGSRRVDDESCVFCLDVIYGERGGHGDR, from the coding sequence ATGGATAAACGAACCTTATTTGATCAGTTTCATCGTGTTGAAAGCCGTATCTCTTCCGTCAGTGAAGATTTACAGGAAATCCAACAAAAATTGACCGAACTGATTGAGGAAAATACGAATCTGCAGATTGAAAACCAACATTTACGTGATCGCATTGAGTATCTAGACAAGCAACTCGCTCCTGATACAGTCGTGACGGAACCGGAAATGTCTAAATCACGGTTGAATCTCCAGAAGTTATACGAGGATGGCTTCCATGTCTGTAATGTATATTACGGCAGCCGTCGCGTAGATGATGAATCCTGTGTTTTCTGTCTGGATGTCATTTACGGAGAACGGGGCGGTCATGGTGATAGATAA
- a CDS encoding tRNA1(Val) (adenine(37)-N6)-methyltransferase, whose amino-acid sequence MVIDKDTLLKEGERLDVLKRENIQIIQSPSVFSFSLDAVLLADFADLPRTRKATIVDFCSGNGAVAFLLTGKTKNPIIGVEVQDQLVDMARRTVQLNAIEERVSFVHADINDITQHLKADSVDVITCNPPYFKDLSDSTKNDLDAYTIARHEILLTLPQLMNQTSRLLKMNGKAYFVHRPDRFFEILDAMRANRLAPKKIRFIYPYEGKEANMILIEAIKDGKEEGLKILPPLFIHDASREYSEEVKAILFGE is encoded by the coding sequence ATGGTGATAGATAAAGATACCCTATTGAAAGAGGGCGAACGTCTGGATGTTTTGAAACGTGAAAACATCCAGATTATTCAGAGTCCCTCTGTTTTTTCTTTTTCACTGGATGCAGTCTTATTGGCCGACTTCGCCGACTTACCTCGAACACGTAAAGCGACTATCGTGGACTTTTGTTCCGGGAACGGTGCGGTCGCTTTTTTATTGACCGGTAAAACAAAAAACCCCATTATCGGTGTAGAAGTACAGGATCAACTTGTCGATATGGCAAGACGGACTGTTCAGTTGAATGCCATTGAAGAACGTGTTTCATTTGTACATGCGGATATTAATGACATTACCCAGCATCTGAAAGCCGATTCTGTCGATGTCATCACGTGTAACCCGCCGTATTTCAAGGACTTATCGGACAGCACCAAAAATGATTTGGATGCTTACACGATTGCGCGCCATGAAATATTGTTGACCTTGCCACAATTGATGAATCAGACGAGCCGTTTGTTGAAAATGAATGGGAAGGCCTACTTCGTTCATCGTCCCGACCGTTTCTTTGAAATACTGGATGCCATGCGTGCGAATCGTTTGGCGCCTAAGAAAATTCGCTTTATTTATCCGTATGAAGGCAAAGAAGCGAATATGATTTTAATCGAAGCGATTAAAGACGGAAAAGAAGAAGGGCTGAAAATATTGCCACCTCTTTTCATTCATGATGCATCCCGTGAGTATTCTGAGGAAGTGAAGGCGATCCTTTTTGGCGAATGA
- a CDS encoding GIY-YIG nuclease family protein: protein MANEDKRHYFYVLQCADASFYAGYTTDPERREKEHNNGIGSKYTKMRRPVQMIHEKGFETRSEATKAEYAFKQLTRRQKEIRLREWKKEIPDD from the coding sequence TTGGCGAATGAAGATAAACGGCATTATTTTTATGTTTTACAGTGCGCGGATGCTTCCTTCTATGCGGGTTATACAACCGATCCCGAACGTCGGGAAAAGGAACACAATAACGGAATCGGTTCGAAGTACACAAAAATGCGCCGTCCGGTTCAGATGATCCATGAAAAAGGATTCGAAACGAGAAGCGAAGCAACCAAGGCCGAGTATGCCTTTAAGCAATTAACGAGAAGACAAAAAGAAATCCGTTTGAGAGAGTGGAAGAAGGAGATACCCGATGATTGA
- the rsmI gene encoding 16S rRNA (cytidine(1402)-2'-O)-methyltransferase yields the protein METQKSYETHQSGTLYLVPTPIGNLGDMTYRAVETLKEVDWIASEDTRNTQKLLNHFEITTSQISYHEHNSTERIPHFIDMLEKGANMAQVSDAGMPSISDPGHDLVVACIEAGIPVVPLPGANAGVTALIASGLNPQPFTFIGFLKRKKKDQKEQWEQLKNKEETLIFYESPYRIKETIANLGSVLGADRQVVICRELTKRYEEFIRGTAAEVLDWLDQTEVKGEICFMVAGNDEPEEEKTHFFPEDLKEHVEQVMAFENSTAKDAIKHVAKIRQLKKQDVYQAYHEL from the coding sequence ATTGAAACCCAAAAAAGTTACGAAACACACCAATCTGGTACACTTTACCTTGTTCCGACACCCATCGGAAATTTAGGCGATATGACTTACCGCGCTGTTGAGACGTTAAAGGAAGTCGACTGGATTGCCTCTGAAGATACACGCAATACGCAGAAACTGCTGAATCATTTTGAAATTACGACTTCACAGATTAGTTATCACGAGCACAATTCCACGGAACGAATTCCACATTTTATCGATATGTTGGAAAAAGGTGCGAATATGGCGCAAGTGAGTGATGCGGGAATGCCGTCTATCAGTGATCCCGGCCATGACCTCGTGGTAGCCTGTATCGAAGCGGGTATTCCGGTTGTGCCATTACCCGGTGCCAATGCAGGGGTAACAGCTTTAATTGCCTCGGGCTTGAATCCACAGCCGTTTACATTTATTGGCTTTTTGAAACGCAAGAAAAAGGATCAAAAAGAACAGTGGGAACAGCTGAAGAACAAGGAAGAGACCCTCATTTTTTACGAGTCTCCTTACCGCATCAAGGAAACGATTGCGAACCTGGGCAGTGTATTGGGTGCAGATCGTCAAGTTGTCATTTGCCGTGAATTAACGAAACGGTATGAGGAATTCATACGTGGCACCGCTGCGGAAGTTCTGGACTGGTTAGATCAGACGGAAGTGAAGGGCGAAATTTGTTTTATGGTAGCAGGAAATGACGAGCCGGAAGAAGAGAAAACACATTTTTTCCCGGAAGACTTAAAAGAGCATGTAGAACAGGTAATGGCATTTGAAAACAGTACCGCCAAAGACGCGATTAAGCACGTTGCTAAAATCCGTCAGTTAAAAAAGCAAGACGTCTATCAAGCTTACCACGAACTGTAG